The region AAAACGCAACCCCGTAAGCCTTTATAAGGTACAAAACAGGGGAGGTAAAGGTAAAACAGCTTCCGGCGTGAGGGAAGAAGATTTTATAGAAAACATTTTTGTCGCATCGGCGCACAGCTATATACTGTTTTTTACGGATAAAGGCAGGGTTTACTGGCTAAAGGTTCATGAGGTACCACAGGCAGGAAGGATTGCGAACGGAAAACCGATTATAGGCTTGATTAAACTTGATGAAGGCGAGAGGCTTACAACCTATGTCCCTGTGCGTGATCTGACAGAACCTCTATTCCTTGTTATGTCAACTAAAAAAGGATATATTAAAAAAACACCGCTCTCTATGTACTCAAAACCAAGGTCAACCGGTATCATAGGTATTAATCTTGAGCCGGACGACAGACTTATTGATGTCAGGTTAACGGACAATAAACAGGAGCTTATATTATCAACCAGAAAAGGTATAGCAATAAGGTTTAAGGAAGACGGTGTAAGAGTTGTAGGCAGAGCTGCTTACGGTGTAAAGGGCATAGGGCTTGATGACAATGATGAGATAATCAGCATGAGTGTGCTTGAGAAGGATGCAACAGTTCTTACTGTTACTGAACATGGATATGGTAAAAGAACAAAGATAGATCAATACAGGCTTCAGGGCAGAGGCGGGCGGGGAACGATAAATGTAAAGGTTACCGCTAAAACGGGTGATGCTGTATCAGTCCTTAAAGTGAAAGAGGATGATGATATCTTCATAATAACAAATACGGGAAGGCTTATAAGACTGCATGTTAAAGGCATTTCAATAATAGGAAGGAATACACAGGGAATAAAACTTATCCAGCTTGAACCGGGAGAAAAGGTTGCAAAAGCAGCGCTTATCGTAGAAAAAGATGAAGAAGAAGCCTCCGGGGTACCCGCATAAAGCTGTTGAATAATATAGTGTATGAGATTTTATAAATTTATATTGTATATTATAATCTCATTAGCAGCGTTTGTACTTTTATACTACGGCGTTTTATATGATAACAGTAAGCCTTACAGGCTTTACAATGAAGCAATCAATGCATCTGCGGATAACAATATAGATGCCGCAGAACATGATTTTAAAATCATAATAAAAAGATATCCTAACAATCCTTACAGGAAAAATGCCTTATACCAGCTTGCATTGCTTGATTATCTTTACCTTAAAGATTATCCTGCTGCCCTGGAACATTTTTATGACCTTGTCTATACTTATCCGCACTACGATCGCACATTTAATGCCTACATGTATATAGCAGATATTTATAAGGAACATCAAAATTCTCCTGACAAGGCTATAGAGATTTATGAAAAGCTGTTGCAGATAACCGATTCGCACGAAAACGAAAAGTTAATATTTCCCAAACTCGCAGAAACTTATGAAAGAATAGGCGATATATCAAAGGCTATTGGTTGTTATGAAAGATTAATAAAAATTTTCAATAAACCCCCTGCTCATTATGTTTATGAACTTGCATATTTAAAATACCTTAAAGGGCTTTATACTGAAGCAATTACAAATTTTCAGATGGTATGCTCATTATATCCCGATAGTAAATACGCATTTCATGCCACGCTTGGAATAGCAGACTGCTACGAGGAAACAGGCAGATCCGTGGATGCGCTTTCCTTACTTGAGCATTTAAAAACTAATTCACCTATAGAAACGACGGTGCTTAATATAAAGATCGACAGTATAAAAAAACGGCTCAGCAACAAAGCAATTAAATAAAGCAACAATTCTTGTTAGTATAGATCAGCAATGCTGTTCTCTATTCTGTAATAGATCAAATAAAGGCTCAATCCTTCTCATAAAGTTCGTCAAGCTGTTTTTTATATTTTTCTATGACTTTATTCTTTTTAACCTTAATGGTAGGAGTCAACTCGCCCGATTCTATTGTAAAATCATGATCAGCTATAACGAACTTTTTTATTGTTTCAAAAGATGCAAGATGTTCATTGAGTTTTACTATTCTCTGTTTCATCATTTCAAAAACCTGTTTTTTCTGTGTAAGGTCTTTATAACCCTTAAATTCTATGTTGTTCTGCTTTGCCCAGTCTGTTAAAACCTGCTCATTCAAAACAAGCACCGCTGCAAGGTATTTCTTATTATCCCCGTAAGCTACACACTGAGAAACAAATGGGTCTGTCGTGAACAGATTTTCTATGTTTTGTGGTGTTATATTTTTACCGCCTGCTGTTATGATCAGCTCCTTTTTTCTGCCCGTAATCTTTAAAAATCCATCCTCGTCTATTTCACCGAGATCCCCCGAGTGCAGCCATCCGCCTTCATCTATCATGGCGGGCGTGCCTTCCGGTTTTTTATAATAACCTTTAAATACAGCGGGTCCCTTCATTAGCACCTCACCGTCGTCGGCTATCCTTATTTGCATGCTTGGTAACGGCTTACCAACACAGCCTATTTTAAAATTACCCTCATAACTCATGGATGCGGGTGCAAATGTTTCTGTCATACCATAGCCTTCATATATGGGTATGCCGAGTGCGTTAAAAAATTCAATGATGGTTGCTGACAGAGGCGCAGCGGCAGTAATGGCAATCCTTAGCCTTCCACCCAGAACGTTCCTCAGTTTTTTAAATACAAGTAAATTTGCCATGCCATATTTGAATTTCAGACTTATAGGGACGTACTTCTTTTTGAGTCTGTATGGCAGCGATTTCTTCCCAACACCTAGAGCCCAATTGAATAAATACTTCTTTAGTTTTGAACCGCTTTCTATCTGATTTACTATGCGTGCGTATATCTTCTCATAAACCCTCGGTACTCCGGGCAGGATCGTAGGTCTTACCTCTGTAATGTTTTTTGCAACAGTATCAATATTTTCCGCATACGCATAGATCATATGAATGTATACAGCTCCAAATTGATTAATTCTCTCATAGGCATGGGCGAGCGGCAGATAGCCAAGTGTTATGTCCCCAGGTTCATTTACACTAAGTGATAAAATGTCCCTTAGATTTGTAATAATATTTTTATGTAGAATTTCTGCCCCTTTTGGCGGGCCTGTTGTACCTGATGTATATATGATCGTTGCAACATCTTCCATTGTTATATTATCGATACGCCTTCTGATCTCTTCTGGTTTAAAATTCTGTTCCCCTAGCCGCTCCAGTTGTCCAAGTGTCATAGCCATTTCATGCTTTATAGAAGTATCTTCAAATACTATAACTTTGACGAGCTTTGGTAAA is a window of Deltaproteobacteria bacterium DNA encoding:
- a CDS encoding tetratricopeptide repeat protein, translated to MRFYKFILYIIISLAAFVLLYYGVLYDNSKPYRLYNEAINASADNNIDAAEHDFKIIIKRYPNNPYRKNALYQLALLDYLYLKDYPAALEHFYDLVYTYPHYDRTFNAYMYIADIYKEHQNSPDKAIEIYEKLLQITDSHENEKLIFPKLAETYERIGDISKAIGCYERLIKIFNKPPAHYVYELAYLKYLKGLYTEAITNFQMVCSLYPDSKYAFHATLGIADCYEETGRSVDALSLLEHLKTNSPIETTVLNIKIDSIKKRLSNKAIK
- a CDS encoding long-chain fatty acid--CoA ligase, with amino-acid sequence MEENVVHSLYNRANSHPDEPALMFKVQGRYVTKSVIWFRDKVDRLASGLIKLGINKGDKVAIMSSTRVEWTLADLSILSLGAITTTIYPSLLEHDVRYIIDNSDSRIIFVDNEANLKIVLKILKDLPKLVKVIVFEDTSIKHEMAMTLGQLERLGEQNFKPEEIRRRIDNITMEDVATIIYTSGTTGPPKGAEILHKNIITNLRDILSLSVNEPGDITLGYLPLAHAYERINQFGAVYIHMIYAYAENIDTVAKNITEVRPTILPGVPRVYEKIYARIVNQIESGSKLKKYLFNWALGVGKKSLPYRLKKKYVPISLKFKYGMANLLVFKKLRNVLGGRLRIAITAAAPLSATIIEFFNALGIPIYEGYGMTETFAPASMSYEGNFKIGCVGKPLPSMQIRIADDGEVLMKGPAVFKGYYKKPEGTPAMIDEGGWLHSGDLGEIDEDGFLKITGRKKELIITAGGKNITPQNIENLFTTDPFVSQCVAYGDNKKYLAAVLVLNEQVLTDWAKQNNIEFKGYKDLTQKKQVFEMMKQRIVKLNEHLASFETIKKFVIADHDFTIESGELTPTIKVKKNKVIEKYKKQLDELYEKD